The following nucleotide sequence is from Bacteroidota bacterium.
AAGGAGCACTGTCAAAAGAAGTTCGACAATTTAGATGAGTGAATTTTGTTCTTATTCAAGGCGAAAATTGCAGTGAATAGCCACTAGCTATTGGCTATCCCGCACGTGCGGGAAAAACAACGAAGAAGGGCAAAAGTCTTTCAAATAATGCTGAAGTTATTTTGACATTGTTCCTCGAAAGAACAACGAATGATGAGGAGCGGGTGAAAAGTTAATAATGCTGAGAAAACGTTAGAAATTGCATTGTTTATAAAAACTTTAAACTTCTGTTGAAGTAATTAGCGACTGTGCGGAAACTCGGTGCTTGGGTTGAAAGCTTTTCTTTTGAGGCTTGCGAAATTAAAAAAAATGGGAGTCCCCTACGTACGGAATGACCATTTTTTTAATGAGCGTAACGAAAAAAGAGGAGTTTTCACACAAGCACTAATTACAAGAATGATCAACGACGATTACATTATTGTTGAATTTAGTAAGACAGAATTTTCTTACGCAAAAATATTTTTTTGAATAACTGCAAAATTCACTTATGTTTGCCACTCTTTCAATAAGTTATAAATTTCTTATGAACCATAATAAAACTCCACTACAGATTGAAAAGTCATTGTCAGTAGCCCGAATGAGGGGTAATGGCAACAGGCTTGCAACCGCTTTGGCTGATGAATCATTTCCGCAAAGTGATAAGGTAACCAAATCTCAACTTGCCGATTTTGAAGAACAAATTGAAGGCAAGGTGGTTTTCCCATGGAGTGATGGATATGAAAGAGACCGTAAAGATTTCAATGATGTATATCCTGCGTATCCACTAGCAATAGTTTATGTATCATGCTATCAAGATATACAACTTTGTCTCCGGTTCTCAACAGAAAATAAAATATGGGCTGTGTGTCGTTCAGGCGGCCATAGTCTTGCAGGGTATTCAGTATGTGATGGAATTATTATTGACATGAGCGAAATGCAGAGCGTTCACATTGATGCAAAAAATAAAATTGCTATTATTGATTCAGGTACTACATGGGGTCGAATCTATAAAAAAGTAGAGTTTTATAACCTTCATATACCCGGTGGTGGATGCCCTACTGTAGCTATTGCTGGCTTTATGCAAGGTGGCGGCTATAGCTTAACATCACGGAATTTTGGAATTAACTGCGATACCGTATTGGAAGTTACTGTGATGCTTGCCGATGGAAAAATAGTTGTTGCAAATTCTGATCAGAATCAGGATCTATATTGGGCTGTTAGAGGAGGAACAGGGAATAATTTTGGCGTTTTATTAACTGTAAAATATCAGTTATTTGAATTGAAAAATATGTTTGGCAAACAAATATCTTGGAGCTTTCAGGATAGTCCTGACAATGCAGCATTAGCATTATATACGATACAGGAAATATTTTTAAAAGGTGATCAATATCCCAACTTAGGAATTGAAACGATAATTGCAACCGATTTTTCTAATCCGTATAATTGGATAAAAAAAGTTTATTTCTGTGGAGGATGGATTGGTGCCGGCGAAGACTTCGACAAAGCAGTTGCTCCTTTACTTGCTATACCCGGTGCACAGGTCAATTTGAGTGAAGAAGGTCCATATTCAAAAATTAATAACGATTTACTCGAAGGCGTTCCTGATTTGCCAATGGATGTAAAAGCTTATTCACGCAGTGCTTATATAGAAAAATTATTGTCACTTGACGACTGGAAAAATATATTAAACTACTTTAAAAATAATGCACCTAACCAATATACCATGGTTGATTTAGAGGGTTATGGAGGAAAAATTAATACTTTACCTGAAGGCACCAATGCATTCATTCACCGCAATGTAACAATGGATTTTTATTGTGACGGTTTTTTTAACGAAGAAACAAATGACCAGCATAAAAATGAAGAATTTATAGATTCATTTTACAAATTTATGGAGACATATACCAATTCACATTCTTATCAGAATTATCCCTATCGCAATCAATCTGATTTTAGATGGGCATATTTTGGAAATTATTATAATCAATTATGTGAAATAAAAAAAAGATATGACCCTCATAATTTCTTTCATTATCAGCAATCAATTGGCGAACCTTTTACAGGAGAAAAAGCAAAAGAACAAAAAATAATATTCACTCAAAATAATCCAATAAAATATGAATAAACTTAGATTATTCTTATCACTCTGTCTATTTTCCTTTGCATCAACTTATGCACAAAAACCTATAGAGGTTAATGCCGATGACAGGGTGTTTATCGGAAAAAATATTGAATACTTTGTTGATACCACCCGAAAATTAAATATCACCGACGTGATGTCAAAAACATATTTGATAGGGCAAACAGATATACCAAATTTCGGAAATATTCCGCACAATGTCTGGATGCGATTTTCGGTTCAGAGCAAATCAGAAAAAGAATTATTTCTTGAGGTAATGGCTCCTCTCATTAATGAACTTGAAGTATATGA
It contains:
- a CDS encoding FAD-binding oxidoreductase translates to MNHNKTPLQIEKSLSVARMRGNGNRLATALADESFPQSDKVTKSQLADFEEQIEGKVVFPWSDGYERDRKDFNDVYPAYPLAIVYVSCYQDIQLCLRFSTENKIWAVCRSGGHSLAGYSVCDGIIIDMSEMQSVHIDAKNKIAIIDSGTTWGRIYKKVEFYNLHIPGGGCPTVAIAGFMQGGGYSLTSRNFGINCDTVLEVTVMLADGKIVVANSDQNQDLYWAVRGGTGNNFGVLLTVKYQLFELKNMFGKQISWSFQDSPDNAALALYTIQEIFLKGDQYPNLGIETIIATDFSNPYNWIKKVYFCGGWIGAGEDFDKAVAPLLAIPGAQVNLSEEGPYSKINNDLLEGVPDLPMDVKAYSRSAYIEKLLSLDDWKNILNYFKNNAPNQYTMVDLEGYGGKINTLPEGTNAFIHRNVTMDFYCDGFFNEETNDQHKNEEFIDSFYKFMETYTNSHSYQNYPYRNQSDFRWAYFGNYYNQLCEIKKRYDPHNFFHYQQSIGEPFTGEKAKEQKIIFTQNNPIKYE